From a single Miscanthus floridulus cultivar M001 chromosome 8, ASM1932011v1, whole genome shotgun sequence genomic region:
- the LOC136472779 gene encoding anthranilate O-methyltransferase 2-like, which translates to MKVERDLHMSRGDGEDSYASNSRLQEKSILKTRPVLHKAVAAAHASSLSSSGGAMVVADLGCSSGPNTLLVVSEVLGAVADRREDLAMAAAGCSQPPATHVQFFLNDLPGNDFNLVFQSLELFKKLAVKDKGDALPPYYVAGLPGSFYTRLFPDRCVHLFHSSYCLMWRSKVPDELAGGAVLNEGNMYIWETTPPAVVALYRRQFQEDFSLFLRLRHRELVSGGQMLLAFIGRKNKDVLRGEVSYMWGLLGQALQSLVKEGRVEKEKLDSFNLPFYAPSVDEVRDVIRQSQAFDVTHIQLFESNWDPHDDTEDDGDLVLDGVQSGVNVAKSIRAVIGPLIAHHFGEHVLDDLFELYAKNVAVHLQKVKTKYPVIVVSLKAISCATKNQASDMYYSGFKQGQFM; encoded by the exons ATGAAGGTAGAGCGCGACCTCCACATGAGCCGGGGCGACGGCGAGGACAGCTACGCCTCCAACTCCAGGCTTCAG GAGAAGTCCATACTGAAGACGAGGCCGGTGCTACacaaggccgtggcggcggcgcaCGCGTCGTCGCTCTCCTCCAGCGGCGGTGCCATGGTCGTCGCGGACCTCGGCTGCTCGTCGGGGCCCAACACGCTGCTCGTCGTCTCCGAGGTGCTCGGAGCGGTCGCCGACCGCCGAGAGGATCTGGCGATGGCCGCCGCCGGCTGCAGCCAGCCCCCGGCGACGCACGTGCAGTTCTTCCTGAACGACCTGCCCGGGAACGACTTCAACCTCGTGTTCCAGTCGCTGGAGCTGTTCAAGAAGCTGGCCGTCAAGGACAAGGGGGACGCGCTGCCGCCGTACTACGTCGCCGGGCTGCCAGGCTCCTTCTACACCCGGCTGTTCCCGGACCGCTGCGTGCATCTCTTCCACTCCTCCTACTGCCTCATGTGGCGCTCCAAGGTCCCCGACGAGCTCGCGGGAGGCGCCGTCCTCAACGAGGGCAACATGTACATCTGGGAGACCACGCCgccggcggtggtggcgctgTACCGGAGGCAGTTCCAGGAGGACTTCTCGCTGTTCCTCAGGCTGCGCCACAGGGAGCTCGTGTCCGGTGGCCAGATGTTGCTGGCGTTCATCGGCAGGAAGAACAAGGACGTGCTCCGTGGCGAGGTCAGCTACATGTGGGGCCTCCTCGGGCAGGCTCTTCAGTCCCTCGTCAAAGAG GGCCGTGTGGAGAAGGAGAAACTGGACTCCTTCAACCTGCCGTTCTACGCCCCGTCTGTGGACGAAGTGAGGGACGTGATTAGGCAGAGCCAGGCATTCGACGTCACCCACATCCAGCTCTTTGAGTCCAATTGGGATCCGCACGACGATACGGAGGACGACGGCGACCTCGTGCTCGATGGCGTCCAGAGCGGCGTCAACGTCGCTAAGTCCATCAGGGCCGTGATCGGGCCCCTCATCGCGCACCACTTCGGCGAGCACGTACTCGACGATCTCTTCGAGCTGTATGCCAAGAACGTCGCAGTGCACCTCCAGAAAGTGAAGACCAAGTACCCTGTCATCGTCGTTTCCCTGAAGGCGATTAGTTGTGCAACAAAGAACCAAGCCAGTGACATGTATTATTCAGGTTTCAAGCAAGGCCAGTTTATGTAG